One Rouxiella sp. S1S-2 genomic window, CTATGCCAACGGCACGTGGCAGCCTAAAGGCATCAACGTCGTTGCTTACCAAAACCAAGACCTGATTTATGCCGACTTGGCGTCAGGTCGTCTGGACGCGGCATTCCAGGACGAAGTTGCAGGTAGCGAAGGCTTCCTGAAACAGGCTGCGGGTAAAGGCTATGCGTTCGCGGGTCCTTCGGTTAAAGATGATAAATTCTTTGGCGTGGGCACCGGTATGGGTCTGCGTAAAAATGAAGACGACTTGAAAGCAGCCTTGAACAAGGCATTCGACTCTATGCGTAAAGACGGCACTTACGACAAATTGGCGAAAAAATACTTCACGTTCGATGTGTACGGTGGTTAAGCATTAACTGACGACGTCAGGAAAATAGTTGTCGTTTCCGTAGTGGCGGCTTGCCCTTAGGGGTAAGCCGTTTTAAAAAGCCCTAATAAACCTGCGAAACGCAGTCTGATTCTCGTCAAAGACAGGATATGTTCATGCTATATGGGTATTCCCACGTAATAATCCAGGGCACGCTGGTTACGCTGGAATTGGCACTTTCCTCGGTGCTGCTGGCGGTGGTTATTGGTTTGATTGGTGCAGGCGGTAAACTGTCAAAAAGCCGGGTTATTTCTGGTATTTTTGGCGCTTACACCACGTTGATTCGCGGTGTTCCCGACCTGGTATTAATGTTGTTAATTTTTTATGGTTTGCAGATTGCGCTAAACAATCTGACTGAAGCTGTTGGCATGGACCAGATTGATATTGATCCCCTAAGCGCCGGCATCATCACCCTGGGATTCATCTACGGTGCCTATTTTACCGAGACGTTTCGCGGCGCTTTTATGGCCGTCCCTCGCGGACAAATCGAAGCCGCGGTGGCTTATGGCTTCAGCGGGTCACAAATTTTCCGTCGTATTCTGTTTCCAGCCATGATGCGCTTTGCGCTGCCGGGAATTGCCAACAACTGGCAGGTTATTCTCAAGGCGACGGCGCTGGTTTCTCTGCTCGGCCTTAACGACGTGGTTAAAGCGACCCAACTGGCAGGCAAGGGAACTTATCAACCGTTCTACTTCGCCATCGTTGCCGGTATTATTTACCTGGTATTTACCACTTTATCCAATGGTGTTCTGGTGTGGCTCGACCGCCGCTATTCACTGGGTGTGAAGAGGGCTGAGCTATGATAGATATTTTACATCAATATGGTCTGTCCCTGCTGTACAGCGACGGCTACCGTTTTACAGGCCTTGCGGTTACGTTGTGGCTGTTAATTAGCTCTGTGGTGATGGGCGGCCTGCTGGCCGTGTTGATGGCCGTAGGACGCGTCTCACCAAACCGCTGGGTAAGTACGCCTATCTGGGTTTATACATACATCTTCCGCGGTACTCCGCTGTATGTGCAGCTGCTGGTATTTTATTCAGGGATGTACAGCCTGGAGATCGTGCGCGGTACTGACTTCTTAAATGCGTTTTTCCGCAGCGGGCTGAACTGTACTATTCTTGCGCTGACGCTAAACACCTGTGCTTATACCACCGAGATTTTTGCCGGTGCTATTCGCGCGGTTCCGCACGGAGAAATCGAGGCGGCCAATGCCTACGGCTTCTCTCGCTTTAAACTTTATACCTGCATCATTTTACCTTCCGCGCTGCGTACGGCCTTGCCCGCTTACAGTAACGAAGTAATTTTAATGCTGCACTCCACCGCGCTGGCGTTTACCGCCACGGTGCCAGACGTGTTGAAAGTTGCCCGAGATATCAACTCCGCGACCTATCAACCATTCTATGCCTTTGGTATTGCAGCGGTTATTTATCTTTGCGTCTCATTTGTGTTGATTAGTTTGTTCCGCAAGGCGGAAAAACGCTGGCTGGCGCACGTTAAGCCCCAGTCTTCTCACTAATAACAAATGTATTAACAGTGAAAACGTTAAACCTGTGCGGGAAAAATCATGCCAGAAAATAAATTAGCCGTAATAGACTTGCATAAACGTTATGGCGAACACGAGGTGTTGAAAGGCGTGTCGATGTCGGCGAATGCAGGTGACGTTATCAGTATTATTGGATCTTCCGGATCGGGGAAAAGTACCTTTTTGCGCTGCATCAACTTCCTCGAAAAGCCGAGTGAGGGTTCTATTAGCGTAAACAATCAAGATATTCGCATGGTGCGTGACACCGATGGGCAGCTGAAAGTGTTTGATAAAAAACAGCTTCAGCTGCTGCGTACTAAGCTAACTATGGTTTTTCAGCACTTCAACCTGTGGAGCCACATGACCGTTCTGGAGAACGTTATGGAGGCGCCGATTCAGGTGTTAGGCCTTAGCAAAGCGGAAGCCAAAGAGCGCGCCGTTCGCTATCTCGAGAAGGTGGGTATTGACGAGCGTGCACGCAGTAAATATCCGGTAAACCTTTCCGGTGGTCAGCAGCAGCGTGTGTCAATTGCGCGCGCACTGGCAATGGAGCCCGAGGTGCTGCTGTTTGATGAACCGACCTCAGCCTTGGACCCTGAGCTGGTCGGCGAAGTATTGCGCATCATGCAAAAGCTGGCCGAGGAGGGAAAAACCATGGTCGTCGTGACCCACGAGATGGAATTCGCTCGTCACGTTTCTAATCACGTGATTTTTCTGCATCAGGGCGTGATTGAAGAGCAGGGTAATCCAGTTGACGTATTTGGTAGCCCGAAGAGTACGCGTTTGCAGCAATTCCTCTCAGGTGCCTTAAAATAACCCGTCGTCATTAGCACCACAACTGCGCTGTAAGGCCCTTCCCAGGGCCTATTCCTATGTTACTGCAGTGTTTCGCGGATAAGCCTTGCTTCATTCTGGAGGCGCGCATAGGCCTGATAACGAAGGGTATGCAGCTCGCTCACGCTAGCCTCCGGTAAATACTGATCGTCTGGAACACAAAATTGATCCATTGCATAACTAACCGACGGTGAGAGCCCGCCAGCTACGGCGCCGAGGATGGCTGCTCCCAGCAGTACCGGCTCGTCAGCTTTTGTCGTCATGACTGGATACCCGCAGGCGTCGGCTATCAGTTGGCGTACCAACGGGTGCCGTCCTGCCCCCCCGCTGATCACCACATTATCAACGGTAACCCCCCTACGGGCCTGCGCGTCAATAATCTGCCGCAGCCCGTAGCCAATGCCGCAGAGGCCAGCGATGTACAGGCAGAGCAGGCTGTTGATATCGCTTTCCATACCCAGTCCCACGATCACCGCCCGGGCGTGGGGATCTGCATGCGGTGAGCGGTTTCCCAAAAATTCAGGCACTACATGAATATCACGGGCTAACTGAACCGCATCAGTGGCAGAGAACCCCTTTTTCTGGGCCAGACTGGCGAGATAGGTGGGAAGAGAAACACCTGCATCTTTAGCCTTGATAGTGGCCTCTGGCGCGGCCGGATGTAAGGACACAAGCTGAGCAATAGCAGCGCCGGCGGCGCTCTGTCCCCCTTCGTTCAGCCAGAAACCAGGAACCATTGCTGAATAATAAGGCCCCCAGACACCCGGAATAAATGCTGGCTCCTGCGTGGTGGTCATGGTGCAGGATGAGGTGCCAAAAACGTAGGCCAGATTACGAGCTGCGCCACCGCTACCGGCACCCACGGTACCGATGCCACCGGCGTGTGCATCAATCATACCCGCGGCCACCGGCGTACCCTGCGGCAACCCCATCCGATCGGCCGCCTCTGCCGTTAGCCCTTGCCCGCAGGGCATGCCGGGTTCAACGATGTTGACGCCGATACGACGAAAGTCCTCATCCGCCAACTCTTCCAGCCCAATTTGGTGAAAGTAGTCGGGATCCCAGCGTTTCTCGTGGGCCAAATAGGTCCACTTACAGGTAACGGTGCACACCGACCGGGACAGGTCTCCGGTTGCCTTCCAGGTCAGGAAATCGGCCAGGTCAAAGAACTGCCAGGCGTTATGGTATACGTCCGGCCGGTTCTCCTTAAGCCAGAGCAGCTTGGGCGTCTCCATTTCCGGCGATATTTTCCCGCCGACATACTGAAGAACGGAATGTCCGGTAGCATTGATCATTTCGGCCTGTGCGGTGGCGCGATGATCCATCCAGACGATAACGTTTCTCTGCGGATCTTCTGACGGCCCCACAGCAAGGGGTACACCGCCGTCGCCGACCACGACAAGAGAGCAGGTGGCATCGAAACCGATACCGGCAACGCGGTCTGGGGAGACCTTTGACGCGGTTACGGCCTGCCTGACAGTTTGACAAACGGCGTCCCATATCTCGCTACTTGATTGCTCAACGTAGTGTTCAGGGCCTTTATAAAGAGTAATTGGCTGCATAGCGCGAGCCAGCATTGTCCCTGAGGGGTCAAACACACCGGCCCTAACGCTCCCCGAGCCGACGTCAACGCCAATAACTACCGGGGTGGATTGGATCGGATTGTTATTATTCATACCTGTTCCTTTCAGCCACAGAGGCCGAGTATTGAGGGTCAGAGATCGACGCTGTTAGGAAGGATAACCAAATCGCGAACGGTGACGTTCTTAGCGCGGGTCACCATGAACAGGACGGACTCAGCCACCTCTACAGGCTGCATCAGACTGCCGTTAGCCAGCGCTTCATCCATTTTGGCCTGTGGCCAGTCGTCGAGCAGCGCAGTAACGACCGGCCCCGGCAGGACAGCTCCGACGCGGACGCCGTGTTTTGCGACTTGACGACGGGTGGAATGAACAAAGGCCTGAACGGCGAATTTCGACGCAGTGTAGATAGGTTCCCAAATAACAGGCACCACCCCCGCAATGGAGCTGGTAAAAATAATGTCACCCGATTTTTGAGAGATCATGTGCGGCAGAACTGCACGGACACTGCGGAATGCAGCATTGATATTCAGGTGAAGCACACGATCCCAGACGTCGGGATCTCCTTCCTCAACGGGGCCACCAATATACGCGCCTGCATTGGCGTGAAAAATATCCAGACGGCCAGTCAGTTCGAGAATACCGGAGAGAATATTGTCGACCTCTTCCGATTTCATCAAATCTATCTGTAATGCAAACGCGTTTTCGCCGAGCTCCGCGACGATTTTCTCTAACTTTTCGCCTTCCCGGTCAACCAGAACAACTTTTGCACCTGCACTTAACAACATTTTTGCACACGCGAGACCGATCCCTGACGCCGCGCCAGTGATAGCAGCGACTTTGCCCGTAAGAGATGTATTCATGGAGGGGACAGAGTGGTTCATTTTATAATCCTTATATAATGATTTGGAAATTTTATCGTAATAAATCCTGGGTGAGCGAAGCCATAAAATAATATATTTAGCTTTAAAGCAATCAGGGCTCAATTCTATAACGAATAGTCATGGGATGACGACGGAGCTCTCTGATTTATTGGCCTGCGCATCGTTTCGGGATTTTTACCCTAGTTTTTAAAAACCTTTCCGTCAAATTTTTGGTGGTTATTTTAGAGCGGCATCACTTTTATTCATTTCGTTTAATTAATTAGAAAATAATGAATGGGCTGCTTTATTGAAATATTGTTTTTAATTGTTATTGGTTAGAGTGAGTTGTTTTGTGACTGCACTCATATTAATGCTACATATTTGTTGACCCTAAGGGGGGTCTTGGGGATTAGATAGCAGCCGAAGTTCGAAAGTAACGCTACGTGACATGAGCAATGAAAATAATTAAGGGAATAAAATGAACATTAATAATGATCACTGGATAGGACTGCCGAAAAATTTGTTATGGGGGTACGTGGCTATTTTTTTGTTTATGACAGGAGATGGTTTTGAACTGGCTTTCCTCTCTAAGTACATCGTTGAATTAGGGTTTTCACCCGCACAGGCAACCTTTGCCTTTACCGTTTACGGGCTATGCGCCGCACTTGCAGCATGGGGGTCAGGAGTAATAGCTGAGGTGATTACGCCGCAAAAGGCCATGAAAATAGGATTTTTCATGTGGGTCATTTTCCACGTTTTGTTTATGATTTTCGGACTCACGCAAAAGAACTATTATTTCATTCTTTTATTTTATGGAATACGCGGGCTGGCTTATCCATTATTTCTCTATTCATTTATCGTGGTTATAGTTCATAACGTTCGTGAGGAGTTGGTGGGTTCGGCATGTGGCTGGTTTTGGGCCGCCTATTCACTCGGCATTGGCGTGATTGGCAGTTACTTGCCAAGTTTAATTATAATTTATATTGGTGAGCTAAATGTATTGTGGTTCTCATTGGTCTGGGTTTGCGCGGGTGGAATATTGGCCATGTTCTCACTTAGGGATATTAAAACCTCCACTCACATGTTGAGTTTGACTAATAAAGAAAAGTTTAGCGAAATGAGTCGGGCGGTGACGTTATTGGTGAGTAACAGAAATATTTGCCTTGCCAGTATTGTGAGAATAATCAATACGCTGTCGCTGTATGGTTTTGCGATAATTATGCCGCTGCTTTTTGTTGGTGATTTAGGCTTTACGATGCCGGACTGGCTGCAAATCTGGGCTATCTTCTTCTTCTCGACCATTGTGTTTAACGTTTTCTGGGGGATTATGTCTCAGAAATGGGGCATCATCCGTGTTATTCGATGGTATGGCTGTATTGGCTGCGCGGTGTTTAGTTTGTCGTTCTATTACCTGCCGATGTATTTTGGCGATAATTTCTGGATAGCGGCACTCGGTGCAACGCTTCTCGGGGCATCGACGGCGGCCTTCGTGCCAATGACCGCGCTTTTCCCTGCTTTAGAGCCAGAACATAAAGGTGCGGCGATTTCTGTATGCAATCTTTCTGCGGGATTAAGCAACTTCTTTGCCCCTGCTATCGCAACCATTTTGCTGCCTTTCGTGGGAGTTAAAGGTGTGGTGTTTGCCTACAGCGGGCTCTATATCGTGGCGTTTATTCTCACACTTTATATCCAGTTCACTCAGAAGCGGTACGGCGTTCTGCGCAGCAGTACACAGAGGGTGACTTCTTAAAAAAAAGCCCCCAACGGTGAGATTGGGGGCTGTCTGTAAACTGCATCTACTGAATGTAGATAACTCGGCTCTAGCCTTTTGCCGCAAGCAGGCAAAGGGCTTTAGTCAATTCATAAGACTTTACGAAGGAGCTAACCGGCAGAAATTCGAATTTTGAATGGAAATTGTGCGCGCCGGTGAAGTAGTTTGGCGTCAGCAGGCCTTTGGCTGAAAGCGCCGCGCCGTCTGTGCCGCCACGCATTGGCGTCACTTTTGGCTCAACTTGAATTTCATCCAGAGCGGCAAAAATAAGGTCGATTGCCCGCCTGTCATCACCCATCGCACTGCTGATGTTGCTGTAGGTATCGCTTATCTCTACCGAGACTTTTGCCGTTGGATATTTGTCGGCAATAATTTTTGCGACGTCTTCAATTTTGACTTTGCGCGCGGCAAAGCTGGCGCTGTCGAAGTCACGAATCGAGGCTTTTAAGGTGGCAGCCTGCTGGTTGGCACTGATGTCATTAAACCAGACGTACCCCTCACGCCCCTGCGTTTTCTCTGGCGTTTCCTGACGATCGAAGTGACTGATAAAGTCATGCGCCATAAGTATCGGGTTCACCAGCACGCCGATGGCCGACATTGGATGCGCGGTCACGCCGGTTAAGGTGATTTCGGCCGACGCGGCGTTAAAGTTCTCATAAACCACTTCACCCAATTCACAGCAGTCAATGGTGTAGGCGAAATCAACGTCAAAGCGTTTTAGGTCGAGTGCTTTTGCACCGCGTAGCCCTATCTCTTCGTCTGGCACAAAAGCGACGACGATATCGCCGTACTGATCCTGCGCCGTCAGATTTTCGAGCAGCGTCATCACCACGGTAACTGCAGACTTATTATCCGCGCCCAGCACGCTGGTTCCGTCGCTGAAAATGATCTCTTCGCCTTTGTAAGGCAAAATTTCTGGGTGCTCTTCAGTGCGCAGCCAAATATCTTTTTCTGCATTCAGGCACACGTCATCGCCGTTAAAAACCAGCGTCTGAGGATAAATGTCTGGACTCAGTCCGACGTCGACCGTATCGATATGGGTGATAAAACCAATTCGCGGACCACCTTGTTTGGTGCCTGGTTTTACCGCTGTAACGGTAGCATGCTGGTCAATCTGAATGTTTTCCAAGCCCAGAGTGTGGAGTTCTGCGGCCAGTAAATTGGCGAGCTCTTGCTGCCCCGGGGTGCTCGGCAGGACGATAGCTTTGGCATCGCTTTGGCTGGTAACAGACAGGTAGCGGAAGAAACGTTCAGTGAGCTGCTTGGCAATTTGAGTCGACATCCTAACCTCTGAGTTGTTTATCTATAAGATTTTCATATATAACAGAGTATTACTAAGTACATCTTGAATGGTAGTCTGTTTTTGGATGGGGTTCTAACTAATTAACAAGCCTAAAGTCTCAGTAACAGGGAAATGTATGAAAAATAAAATAGCAAAATTATCGACCGGACTGTTGGCACTTGCCATGGTTGCGGGCGCTTCGGCGCAGACATTGGTCTATTGCTCCGAAGGCTCGCCGGATATTTTTAATCCTCAGCTTTATACCTCTGGCACTAACGTTGATGCCAGCGCAGTGCCTATTTACAACCGTCTGGTTGATTTCAAAACCGGCACTACCGATCTTATTCCAAGCTTGGCCGAAAGCTGGGACGTCAGCCCGGACGGTAAAACCTATACCTTCCATCTGCGCAAAGGGGTTAAGTTCCAAAGCAATAAACTGTTTACCCCGACGCGCGATTTCAACGCCGATGACGTTATCTTCTCGTTTATGCGGCAGAAAGATACTAACAATCCGTACCACAATGTTTCAAACGGTACCTATTTAAACTTCGACAGTTTGGATATGGGGCACCTTATTTCAAGTATTGATCGCGTTGATGATTACACCGTGCGTTTCAATCTTTCTCGTCCCGAAGCGCCGTTTGTTGCTGACCTTGGCTGGTACTTTGCCTCGATTCTGTCCTCCGAATACGCCGATAAAATGCTGAAAGCCGGTACTCCGCAAAAGGTAGATACTGACCCAGTCGGCACAGGGCCGTTTGAACTGGTTCAATACCAGAAAGACACACGCATTCTCTATAAGGCTTTCCCTGAATATTGGCAGGGCAAGTCAAACATCGACAGACTGATTTTCAGCATTACGCCGGACGCCTCGGTGCGTATGGCCAAGCTTGAGAAAAATGAGTGTCAGGTGATGCCTTTCCCAAATCCGGCTGACCTCAAACGTCTGGGCGAAAATAAAGACATCACGCTGATGAGCAAGTCAGGGCTGAACACCGGTTTCCTGGCGTTTAATACGCAGAAAAAACCGCTGGATAATGTGAAGGTTCGTCAGGCATTGACCATGGCGGTGAACAAGGCGTCGATTCTTGAAGCGGTGTTCCAGGGAACCGGAACCGTGGCTAAGAGTCTGCTGCCACCGGCGGTGTGGAGCAGTGAAGACCAAACAATGCAGGACTATCCTTACTCGGTAGAAAAAGCAAAAGCGCTGCTGGCCGAGGCAGGGTATCCAAACGGATTTGATATCGATCTTTGGGCGATGCCGGTTCAACGTCCTTATAACCCGAATGCACGACGTATGGCGGAAATGATCCAGTCCGACTGGGCTAAAATTGGCGTGAAGGCGCACATCGTGAGTTATGAGTGGGCTGAATACCAAACGCGCATCCGTAACGGCGAGCATCAGGCAGCGCTTATGGGTTGGACCACGGCGAACGGTGACCCTGATAACTTCTTTGGCCCGCTGTTTACCTGTAAAGCGGCACAGGGCGGTTCAAACTCGGCAAAATGGTGTTACCCACCGTTTGATAAGCTGATCGAACAAGCCCGTACCACCACCGACCATGATAAACGCGTGGCGCTTTATCAGCAGGCTCAACAGATGATGCACGATCAGGCACCGGCAATCATGATTGCGCACTCCACAATTTTTGAACCGGTGCGTAAAGAAGTCACCGGCTATGAAATTGATCCCTTTGGTAAACACATTTTCTACCAAACCAGCGTGAAACCGTAAATCAGAGCGCAGTAAAGTCCACCTAACCCTCTCCAAAAAGGGAGAGGGTTTTTTATGATTATTTTTCTTATTTATTGCTTCAGTACGTCCTCTAAGGCCGGTTTCAGCTCCGTATAGATAAACTCAAATCCGGCATCCTCCAGCCGCTGTGGAACAGCTCTTTGCCCACCGAGTACCAGTACGGCGGACTCGCCCATCAATAATCTCACCACGCTGGCCGGTACGCGCATAAATGAAGGCCGGTGCAGAACCTCACCCAGCAGCGCGCTGAATTGCTCGTTGCGGGTTGGATAGGGTGCGACCATATTGAACGGGCCGTTGAGCGTTTCGTGGCCGAGCAGAAAGATGATTCCGTTCACCATATCGTCGATGTGTATCCACGGCATATACTGTTGACCGTCGCCAAATGGGCCGCCGAGACCCGCGCGGAACGGCAGCGTCATCTTGGCCAATGCGCCACCTTTTGGCGCCAGCACCACGCCGGTACGCAGTAGGCATACGCGGGTCTTGTCACTCTCTGCCGCCAGCGCCAATGCTTCCCAACGGGCGCAGAGTTGCCAGGTAAACTGCTTGTTCGGCGGTTCATCCTCTGCCACCACTGCCTGACCCTGGTCGCCATAATAACCCACCGCCGAGCCTGAGATGAAGACGGCGGGAGGCCGCTCACCGGCGTTGATCAGGCGGGCCAATTTTTCTGTTAGCTGCCAGCGGCTGTCGCACAGTTTTTGTTTTTGCTCCTTGGTCCAGCGCTTGTCGGCTATGGGTTCGCCGGCCAGATTGATTACCGCATCGAATCCGTCAAGCGAGGTTTTTCCCTCAAGCGAATCCCATAGCTGAACCTGTGGGCCAAGAATTTTTGCTGTGCGCTCGGGCGCGCGCGTCAGTGCGGTAACCTGGTGAGACTGGCTCACGAGTGTTTCAGTAAGACGACGGCCAATCAGTCCGCTGGCACCGGTTAAGAAAATCTTCATAGTCTAACTCCTGTTAACTCGCTGATACCTCTCTGTACCCTTATAAATAGCTTAGATTATGCTGGCTTTGTTACGCGCGATGCAGTGCACATCCTGCAGTTATTTTATTGTTGAATGCGGAAAAGTTGTGAAGCAGAAGGGGGCTTTTTGAGGTGTTTTCAAGCCCCCGAGTGCGGGGGCAAGGACGTTAATTACTTTCGGCCAGCGCGTAAGCTTTGAGGGTCGCCGGACGATTTTTAATGCGTTCAAACCAGTTACGAACTGCCGGATAATCAGCCAGACTGATGCGTTGACGCTCGTGAGATACCACCCAAGGATAGGTCGCGATATCCGCGATGCTGTAGTGCTCACCTGAAATATAAACGTTTTTTTCTAATTGATTGTTGAGTACGCCATAAAGGCGCTTGGTTTCTTGTTGAAAACGTTCAATGGCGTAAGGCACGGGTTGCGGAGCAAAGTGGGTAAAGTGGTGATTTTGCCCCAACATCGGGCCGAAACCGGCCATTTGCCAGAACAACCACTGCAGGGTATTGGTTCGTTCCCGAAGTTCTTTGCTGAGTAATTTTCCACTTTTCTCGGCCAAATACTGCAAGATTGCACCTGACTCAAACAGGCTGAGTGGTGCGCCGCCGTCAACAGGTTGGCTATCGACAATGGCAGGCATTTTATTGTTGGGGGAAATGGCAAGAAAGGCGGGCTTGAACTGATCGCCAGATTTGATATCAATGCGGTGCAATCGATAGGGAAGGCCGGTTTCTTCCAGGAAAAGCGTAATTTTGTGGCCGTTAGGTGTTGGTGCATAATAAAGGTCGATCATAATTGCCTCCTGCATAATTTTTTTAATCGTCCATCAGCATTTTACAGTCATTACCGATGGGGCTGGATGCGAAAGTTACCCGACATTGAGTTTGCCAGTTTTAAAGAATAGCCATAAGTTTACTATAGCGGCTAATGATAGCAGTCTGTGTGAGACTAGTCTGAGGGTTTCCAAGACCGTTTGACATAAGTTTTACATATTACTAACGATTTATTGCTATTGAAGCATGCCCCATGAGCCAGATAGAATCAGCGGACTCATTGAAAAAACACCGCGCATCACTCCGCGCTACAGAGAAGGTTTCATAGGATGACGAACCAAGAGCAGAACAACGGCAGCAGCGAATGGGTTGATATCGTTAACGAAGAAAACGAAGTGATTGCCCAGTCCAGCCGCCAACAGATGCGTGCTCAAAACCTGCGTCATCGTGCTAGCTATATTGTGGTGCATGATGGGATGGGGAATATTTTGGTTCAGCGTCGAACCGAAATCAAAGATTTCTATCCGGGTTGGCTGGACGCAACAGCGGGCGGCGTGGTGCAGAGCGGTGAGAACATCCTCGATTCAGCCCGACGTGAAGCCGAAGAAGAGCTGGGAATTGCCGGTGTGCCTTTCGCTGAACATGGGTCATTTTATTTCGAAGAAGATAATTGCCGCGTGTGGGGAGCGCTTTTTAGCTGCGTATCTCACGGGCCGTTTGCATTGCAGGAAGAAGAAGTGGACGAAGTGCGCTGGATGAAGCCGGAAGAAATAACCGCACGCTGTGATGAGTTCACCCCCGACTCGCTAAAGGCGCTGTCACTGTGGATGAGCCGTAACAATGAAAAAAACCACGGCAAACCGCTGAGTGTTGAAGAAGAGTAAACAAATCGGTGATCAGTTGAATGCGCCGACGCGGCGTCAGCGCATTTTCTCTTTATGCTAACAGCTCTCTCTTTTGCAAAGTACAGAGGCGATAGGCGTTTTCTGCTGCCACTCATCCCCCTGTATTCTGGCCAGCAGTGCCTCGGCGGCCTGAATGCCAATTTCTCGATGCGGCACGGCCACGGTAGTGAGCGGCGGCTGGCAAACTTTACTGATGTCGCTGTTGCCAAATCCTACAATCGCCAAATCTTTGGGCACGCGAATTTTGCGCCGCTGG contains:
- a CDS encoding FGGY-family carbohydrate kinase, which gives rise to MNNNNPIQSTPVVIGVDVGSGSVRAGVFDPSGTMLARAMQPITLYKGPEHYVEQSSSEIWDAVCQTVRQAVTASKVSPDRVAGIGFDATCSLVVVGDGGVPLAVGPSEDPQRNVIVWMDHRATAQAEMINATGHSVLQYVGGKISPEMETPKLLWLKENRPDVYHNAWQFFDLADFLTWKATGDLSRSVCTVTCKWTYLAHEKRWDPDYFHQIGLEELADEDFRRIGVNIVEPGMPCGQGLTAEAADRMGLPQGTPVAAGMIDAHAGGIGTVGAGSGGAARNLAYVFGTSSCTMTTTQEPAFIPGVWGPYYSAMVPGFWLNEGGQSAAGAAIAQLVSLHPAAPEATIKAKDAGVSLPTYLASLAQKKGFSATDAVQLARDIHVVPEFLGNRSPHADPHARAVIVGLGMESDINSLLCLYIAGLCGIGYGLRQIIDAQARRGVTVDNVVISGGAGRHPLVRQLIADACGYPVMTTKADEPVLLGAAILGAVAGGLSPSVSYAMDQFCVPDDQYLPEASVSELHTLRYQAYARLQNEARLIRETLQ
- a CDS encoding MFS transporter, yielding MNINNDHWIGLPKNLLWGYVAIFLFMTGDGFELAFLSKYIVELGFSPAQATFAFTVYGLCAALAAWGSGVIAEVITPQKAMKIGFFMWVIFHVLFMIFGLTQKNYYFILLFYGIRGLAYPLFLYSFIVVIVHNVREELVGSACGWFWAAYSLGIGVIGSYLPSLIIIYIGELNVLWFSLVWVCAGGILAMFSLRDIKTSTHMLSLTNKEKFSEMSRAVTLLVSNRNICLASIVRIINTLSLYGFAIIMPLLFVGDLGFTMPDWLQIWAIFFFSTIVFNVFWGIMSQKWGIIRVIRWYGCIGCAVFSLSFYYLPMYFGDNFWIAALGATLLGASTAAFVPMTALFPALEPEHKGAAISVCNLSAGLSNFFAPAIATILLPFVGVKGVVFAYSGLYIVAFILTLYIQFTQKRYGVLRSSTQRVTS
- a CDS encoding SDR family oxidoreductase, with the translated sequence MNHSVPSMNTSLTGKVAAITGAASGIGLACAKMLLSAGAKVVLVDREGEKLEKIVAELGENAFALQIDLMKSEEVDNILSGILELTGRLDIFHANAGAYIGGPVEEGDPDVWDRVLHLNINAAFRSVRAVLPHMISQKSGDIIFTSSIAGVVPVIWEPIYTASKFAVQAFVHSTRRQVAKHGVRVGAVLPGPVVTALLDDWPQAKMDEALANGSLMQPVEVAESVLFMVTRAKNVTVRDLVILPNSVDL
- the hisP gene encoding histidine ABC transporter ATP-binding protein HisP, with the translated sequence MPENKLAVIDLHKRYGEHEVLKGVSMSANAGDVISIIGSSGSGKSTFLRCINFLEKPSEGSISVNNQDIRMVRDTDGQLKVFDKKQLQLLRTKLTMVFQHFNLWSHMTVLENVMEAPIQVLGLSKAEAKERAVRYLEKVGIDERARSKYPVNLSGGQQQRVSIARALAMEPEVLLFDEPTSALDPELVGEVLRIMQKLAEEGKTMVVVTHEMEFARHVSNHVIFLHQGVIEEQGNPVDVFGSPKSTRLQQFLSGALK
- a CDS encoding histidine ABC transporter permease HisQ; protein product: MLYGYSHVIIQGTLVTLELALSSVLLAVVIGLIGAGGKLSKSRVISGIFGAYTTLIRGVPDLVLMLLIFYGLQIALNNLTEAVGMDQIDIDPLSAGIITLGFIYGAYFTETFRGAFMAVPRGQIEAAVAYGFSGSQIFRRILFPAMMRFALPGIANNWQVILKATALVSLLGLNDVVKATQLAGKGTYQPFYFAIVAGIIYLVFTTLSNGVLVWLDRRYSLGVKRAEL
- a CDS encoding ABC transporter permease; the protein is MIDILHQYGLSLLYSDGYRFTGLAVTLWLLISSVVMGGLLAVLMAVGRVSPNRWVSTPIWVYTYIFRGTPLYVQLLVFYSGMYSLEIVRGTDFLNAFFRSGLNCTILALTLNTCAYTTEIFAGAIRAVPHGEIEAANAYGFSRFKLYTCIILPSALRTALPAYSNEVILMLHSTALAFTATVPDVLKVARDINSATYQPFYAFGIAAVIYLCVSFVLISLFRKAEKRWLAHVKPQSSH
- the pepT gene encoding peptidase T, yielding MSTQIAKQLTERFFRYLSVTSQSDAKAIVLPSTPGQQELANLLAAELHTLGLENIQIDQHATVTAVKPGTKQGGPRIGFITHIDTVDVGLSPDIYPQTLVFNGDDVCLNAEKDIWLRTEEHPEILPYKGEEIIFSDGTSVLGADNKSAVTVVMTLLENLTAQDQYGDIVVAFVPDEEIGLRGAKALDLKRFDVDFAYTIDCCELGEVVYENFNAASAEITLTGVTAHPMSAIGVLVNPILMAHDFISHFDRQETPEKTQGREGYVWFNDISANQQAATLKASIRDFDSASFAARKVKIEDVAKIIADKYPTAKVSVEISDTYSNISSAMGDDRRAIDLIFAALDEIQVEPKVTPMRGGTDGAALSAKGLLTPNYFTGAHNFHSKFEFLPVSSFVKSYELTKALCLLAAKG